ATTTAATTAAAGGCAACTTTCCAAAGAAAGAGCAATCAGTGTGTTTGATCGTACACAAACTTCTTCCAAATGTCAAGAAAGTTAGCAAACAGCAGTAAAAGGAAGACAAAATACAACAGAGACATATTTTAATGTAACATCAATAATGGAGACAAGCAAGGCCACCTGGCACGGTGCCAACTCTACCAGATGAGGGGCTGAGGAAATATGACCGCACAGCGCTGTCAGAAGGTGATTTGGGTAGCTTACTTTTCGCCAAGGGCAACAGCTGTAGATCATAGAGGACACTTTGGCATCATTATGAGACTGATAGCGTTTACTGACGTGTCCGTGCCATGAATCTGGTCCTCGTGGCGCGTCTAAGGAGGACCGCTTCAAAATGCACATCATAATCCTGTTTTAGACACAGTCCACCTGTTCTTAAAGGTGGTCTTACGTGTTTGTCAGACGCTTGTCAGACGTGTTAAAGAGATTGAACGGGATCTTAAGCACTTACAAAtccataacatattgtacgaattggaaTTGGTAACATATAATTCGGATTACAGAATGTTTTATGTATTTTTTGCTGGACGGAACACATCATATACaaaatggatgacgtagtacacaattgtGCACAATTTCCGGGGACCCGTTTTGGCTTGTGAAcactactttcaaaactactggctgaaattatacaaaacctTTATAAAACATCTTTAAAGGAAAATACAGGTTCAAGGAAAAGTTTCCTgtaatgcaggaaatgtaaaacttgaaGTTTaattgaggtttaaaaaggcctcTGAAGCTTGTAATTTCCACTTGATTTTCCagtacgaaaaatgtatcaacccctaatAAAAAGtaaattcattataatccacattataattcacatttcctgttgctgcaggattattttccttttGCAAGCAAAATGCATCAGACACTTTCTTTATTGATTGCTGAcatgtaaaacatttttgggattgtatcaacagtggactaatgaagcAGGATAGTTTTTGAGTGGAATTTCCCCTTGAGTTCTTAAAAGTGGTCTATTGCCAAGATGCATCCAGCAATATGTCTACCTTTCTCATTCATTTAGTAttgagtaatatactgtagtataataGGCCAATGAAGTGATGTCATCTTCTGGGTGATGTCTAAAGACGGATGAGGCTGACAGAGGTTGACAGGGATGTCATATCTTACCCAGAAATGTAGGGGTATCTGTCTGCCTCTGATCCAGGGTGTTCCCAGAGCCAGTGCTGAAGTCACACAGGGTTTGCCCCAGAGTTCTGTACTTGCCCCCTACTCTTCATACTCTACATACTCCCACTTGGACAGATACTTGAACCTCAACGTCCTGTCCCACCCTAAGGGTGTGTCTGTTTgcctctggtccagggtgttctCGATGTCGATTCCATGCACAACAAGAACTGAATTCTACCATTCTTTAGATACTTGGGCATGCCCGGTATACTTTTACTGTGTTGGTTAGGGGGGAGAAGGAAGGAATCTTTCATTTAAACTCATGTTCAAACATCTTCATGTTAGAGCATGGCAGATAGTTAACTATCCACTAGTGGGGTTCGTATTACGTAAAGGTTATTTTAGTtccatttaagtgataatgcctgagAAGCCGGTGCTATCTAGGGTTGCTAAAgatgttcagtctttttgttctgtatctatggacacgacccagtcgtttagtctttttgttctgtatctatggacgcgacccagtcgttcagtctttttgttctgtatctatggacgcgacccagccgttcagtctttttgttctgtatctatggatgcgacccagtcgttcgttctaaatgttccattgccatactagctggcaacattcttatcccttgcatGCTAGCCAACTGcgactaacttacagtcacgtcaaacagtgcaaaCAGAAtgacagcaaagtagctgcatttgcgtttgtttaagctgttttctagtgacatttatttggatacatccataataATGAGCTGATGAGGTgggatttcgcctggcatagaaaacgtgctctctcgtcaggacactgtcgttcagaggagctagccaacaacacagctacagtaagacaataacttcaaactgaagctggaagactgcaaaTGAGTTGCGTTTCATTTGACCTTTTTCAATTGACAattttttgtatatatccataaaaattatgccagctgaatcatgattttgactggctgagaaacgctgcctgcctgtcgGTCTTGTCCCAACTCACAACACGTTCCTTACTATGGGACAGCAggagattgaatttgaatattgaaacaatgttgcaaatgtcagagagacaaacagcaaggtttatacaaatctctgctgttgaaaactaaatgttagtctaaaagaaatgtgagataatgtctagatgctttttatagtggagatcaagtttataagttgcttggctgggctgatgagacaatggattgcgcagtcagatggaacagagtaaatatgcattttaatgtcatagatttagccggtggtaacttgtggaatagacaccggctggaatgcggttttaattcatcagcattcaggattagacccacctgttgtaaaAATGCAAATAAGCTGTTTAAAGGGTTGCCATGGGTTACAGAGCTCAACCTCAGGGCCAATCAGCTATGATCATGATTCTTGTGTGGTTCTCTGGCAGAGTGAGCCAGTGTTCAGCTCAACATCAGGTCACATATTAACCAGGGATGGGAGACTGTGAGCGGTACTGACTTGACTGGAGACGCTCTGTGACCTCAATTCTGAGATGAAATCCTACCAAGCACCAGGAAATGGCAGTCATAAGGAATTGGAATTCTAACCACAATATTCTGTTGTTGTCAAAGTTTGTGTTAGAGACTTTGAGTAGCGCTATAAGCGGGCCACTACTTACCCGTGAGTGGCAGAGGAAGCCGGCGTAGAGCAGCAGTGAGGCGGGCAGCAGGACCAGGGCAAACACGGCCACCAGGACCAGGACACACACCAAGGCCAAACCCACATTCCACAGCAGCAGCCCCGCACCGCACGCCACACAGCCACAACTGCCCCGACGGCTACCCCATGCGCTGCCCTCACTGTGGGCCGTGGGAGGAGGCAGCATCTTCACCCTCTCACCCACCCAGAactcctcctgctccttctcctcGTCGCCTGAGCCCCCCTCGTCCAGATCCAGGTCCACCCCACACatcctgatggagagagagcgagagggagggagggagggagacagtaggAGGAAAGAGAATAATTTGATACATTTAACCATGTAGTGTTATCAGGAGGAGAATGTCATTTTTCATTGTTGTGGTTTAATCCTACTTTTACTACAATCACTTTTTCTCTATTTCCCCACACGTTGATGCATTTACCACTGGGATGTTATGGCCCACCACACAGCTTTGTGACTAAATTAATGTTTGATGGACAGCTCTAAAACAGACTTTAACAAACAGAACAAATGTACTATATATTTGGTGTAAAGCTGTCTGATCTGTGATGATGAAATATGACTAATGTGGCTGATTGTCATGTTTCTCACTGTTTTGAGTTACACAAACACAACTTTTCAGGCGATTTACCGATCAAGCTAATTTCAGAATAGGAACCTTGCTAGGCTATGAGAATGTGAATTACTGGAGGAGGTTTGCTTGTGTAGATTGTCATGATTTGTGCCAGCAGCCATGAGTGAAGCTATTTCAATAATTGAAGTCTGATAATAGCACACCGAACCTCATATGAGTGGAGCAGCTGGCCTTTTCCACATTCCAATAGAGATCCAATCTCATGTATCGGTTAGATGTTTATCCTGTCATATAATTCCTTGATTTAACGCAACGCTCAGTTTTAACTGTCATGTAGATATTTTATTTAGCAATAAAATGGGTTTGTAGGCCTTATGACTATTGAGGTATGCAAACAAATCCAGGAAAGGAAAGACTTATTGATCCCTCGACCTCCCTTTTGCATCTATTACAGTGGGTGAAAGTCCACTTTGTCTCACCGTCCAGAAATGTTTTAACTTCCTTTTCCTGTGTTAACACAATGAGTCCCACCACGACACCGGAATTCATTTGGAATTCTGACCCTTTGTAATATGTGCATGATGCTATGACGCTCAAAAGCTACACAGGAGTTGTTAGAAGGTAAAGGcttcttctacatagaagatccAAGAAATccaaggacatagtgtctataatactgtaatacgcTCACATAGTTACTGTCACAAACTCCAAACTCCACGTTttgctttgcttatttgagctgttcttgccataatatggacttgatcttttaccaaatagggctattttctgtataccacccctaccttgtaacaacactttgactcaaacgcattaagaaggaaagaaagagagagagagagagagagagagagagagagagattactgtTTATATTTCCAACCTTGACCTCTCCTGTTCTTGTTGTGCCACAAACACAATATAGACTTAAATAAGATGTCCCAGTTACCCTTAACATCACATCCAGATACATTTAATGATATTGTGTCCAATAAAGGTACATGCTATCGTTCTCTTTATCATCACCCCCACAGCCCTTCCACTTAGGCCTatccccaccccatccctgtcaCTCAGTCGAATCAATAACAGCGATCGATCCCGCATTCACCTCCCCACCCCGCCAAGACTCTGATTGATCCATCATTCTGAATTCAATCAGTGAGACACCTTCACCGACCGGGTGCCGAGCAGCAGCACCGCAGGACCCCCAGGAAATATCACCTCTTATTGAACACATTAATACATTCTACACATTCTCACTACTATAAATAACTTTGATAGCCAATACTGTCACAATACAACAATTATTTTCCTCCAATAAATGTATGTTTGTTTGGTGTTGATGTTTCTTGTCCTTCAGTTTAGCTTCATACACCTTTTTTTCTCTTAAGATACAGTATTTCACAAAATAAAACAATGCAAGCTGAATTTGATTCCAAATAGGCCTACATGGAATAATATGACATTTGCACCTacctcactctgtctgtcactatTTCTCAGAAGTCTCCTTTGCAATTGTTGTCCCCAGAAACAGGAGCAGGTGCTGCCAAACTCTATAGAAGATGTCAGAATAAGGCGTTTGCTGAGAacagtaaaaacaaacaaaacagcacCTTTTAGGATACGCACCTATTGCCTTTTGCAAGACAGTAGCACAGCGATGCGCGCGTTCTGCATGCGAGTGTATAGATGAGCAGTGCGCGGAGCGGTGCGCGGGGCGCGTGCTGTGAGTGGGTGTAGGTTactatgtgtgtgagagagagcgagagtccaCCTCATCACAATCGGAAACGGCACTGTCCTCTTCAACATTAGTGACTTCACATGCACGCGGTGGAGTGAAAGTGAAATAACGGGGACGAGCAGAGCACACCAATAACACTATTAGCCTATTCACCAGTTTGAATAATGTCCCACTTcaggcacgtgcacagatagGGCTCTATCTGTGTCAAGGTCGCCACCCCCTGTCCGTTGTTTGCGCCTGATAATCTGCCCTGTAGAGAGCTCGCACGCGCCCGGTTGCGCCCTTTCCCCAGTCTGCCCTGTATGGAGATTGCGCACACCCGGTATCCAAACATGCATGGCTTGAGAAATGCGGTCACTGGTAAAGTATGTACCTAGTTCAAGTGTGTACCTAGTTTAGTGTACCTAGTTTAAATATCAACAGTGCTGCCACAGTAGCATAACATTTGATTAACACTTGATAACACTTGATTTAGCCTACATCATCATAATTCGGTCTGGTTGGCTGATGAGTGAATGTTGTTGCAGAAATAAATAGGCCTATTCTAAGAAAGAAAATGTCTCACTACAGAGGCATTTGGTAGGCCATGTTATGAATTTGAAGATATGAATTAtgaaagttttaaaaaatcaagCATGGGGGTGCCCTTTGTTCATTTTGAGCACCTGCCCCCTTAAAGGTCTGTGCACGACCCTGTTCCATTTATATTCCCTATTCTCTTTTATCCTGAATCGCCATTTCCAACCTTTACCTCACTTTGGAAGCTCATCTAACGTTTTtaactctttaaaaaaatgtttttatccaaGCTCATCTACAGCATCATAGACTTCCTCTCATCTACAGCTCCCACCTTATCACAATGTTAATTATCTTTTTTCAAATGATTAAAAGCTCTGGTAAAGGAGGATCATATTAGTTTGAACCCCTCAAAGATGAGAAGACCAAAGCCATGCAGGGGCAGCGTAGCAGACACCCAACTCTTGGCCATAAACTGATTTTAGGCAGGGATTATGTAGGTATACAGGCTCTATTACTGGTAACCTACAGAGGGGACATGGAGGTAGTGATTAATTATCTCTGTAGGCTACGATAATCAGACATGATGGGGTCCTACGCCTCCACACAACCCCTTCTAATGTCGCACTCTCACACTAGCGGATGGAGCAGTCCCTCccaaacaaacaaatacacacactcactcactgacacactcacGCAATCACTAAACACATTCACTCATCTTCCGTTGCTGTCTGTAGGACTGGTCCGGGCCCAGTTGTGGAGTGATGATGACATGGTTGACAATCCATGAATAGAAAACTATCCCTGGAgtattttctctctcgctctcgctctcgctcctgCTCTCGCTcctgctctcgctctcgctcttgctcctgctcctatccctccctccattgatTGACCACTCTGTCATTGAGAGATAAGGGATTGATCCATTTGTTTTGCACTAGAGAGACAGACAAGCACGGCAATCCTTACATTTTGACTTAAAGTtaatcagatggaacagagaggaggagaagggaggaggtagagaaggagacaggagaaaCAGATTAGAAGGAGAAGATAGTGAGgttggatgtaaaaaaaaaaaaggatcaGGGGAGGAGAAAAGGGAGATAATTAACATGTTTGAGTAAATTCATTTATCTTGCATCCTGTTTCAAACAGAACGATGAGTTTGCGCTTGGAATAGGGGGAAGAAGATTCGAGAATGAAAATAAGCTTGACGAAAATTACCTTTTCCCTGGAAAACCACCCTGGGTAGTCCTCTCTCACTGATACTCAGGTCAACTCCATGCAGTCACACTGACACCTGCTGGTTTGTTTGGTTATGGTTGATCTTTATTGTTTGTTACCTAATCATGTTTATTTGTCCATTGAAAGGTTTGAATT
This sequence is a window from Oncorhynchus kisutch isolate 150728-3 linkage group LG1, Okis_V2, whole genome shotgun sequence. Protein-coding genes within it:
- the tmem88bl gene encoding transmembrane protein 88B is translated as MCGVDLDLDEGGSGDEEKEQEEFWVGERVKMLPPPTAHSEGSAWGSRRGSCGCVACGAGLLLWNVGLALVCVLVLVAVFALVLLPASLLLYAGFLCHSRVLDSPSPICRYLDDNSCSALIILGFVMMSPLVVVAAAIFCGLLRRLRLLLLFQPITGAWYHGRGLDWGGDVRAWV